Proteins encoded together in one Plectropomus leopardus isolate mb chromosome 19, YSFRI_Pleo_2.0, whole genome shotgun sequence window:
- the LOC121959257 gene encoding UDP-glucuronosyltransferase 2A3-like, with protein MGRIPGGSLLLLVVSASFLTNVQGGKILVFPVDGSHWVNMNLLIQSLHARGHEVTVVRTATSWYIKENAPHYRSITVTLPEAISIEEQDFFVTFLVKMLEIQKQGSSPVAFMKFYWEMLGSLSSIHHQASLLGVEIFENKTLLQSIRDTQFDMVLIDPGLPVGVLVAHELKLPTVFNVRWITSGEGHFIVAPCPWSYVPTAGYAVSDKMNFVERVKNTFYYVLNMCIDKFIVCPHYDKLVDRYFGPDVNFYHLLQGADIWLMRVDFVFEFPRPTMPNIAYIGGFQCKPSEPLSTELEEFVQSSGEHGFILMSLGTLVEGLPLEITSEIAAAFAQIPQKVIWRHASEPPNNLGSNTRLVKWMPQNDLLGHPKAKAFVAHGGTNGIYESIYHGVPIIGMPLLFDQFENVLRLEARGAAKVVDVTNLTRQNFLEAIQEVLHNPSYRNNMKRLSALHRDKPMHPLETAIYWIEFVIRHKGASHLRTESFKMPWYAYHSVDVISFLAAVLLTLTAIVVGSIRFICTRVCRRRKTKQE; from the coding sequence ATGGGGCGCATTCCAGGTGGTTCCCTTCTGCTTCTGGTGGTGAGTGCGTCTTTCCTGACAAATGTCCAGGGAGGAAAGATCCTGGTGTTCCCAGTGGATGGCAGCCACTGGGTCAACATGAACCTGCTGATCCAGAGCCTCCACGCCAGGGGCCACGAGGTTACTGTGGTCCGAACCGCCACAAGCTGGTACATCAAAGAAAATGCACCACACTACCGCTCCATCACCGTCACCTTACCGGAAGCCATCAGCATAGAGGAGCAGGACTTCTTCGTGACCTTTCTGGTCAAGATGCTAGAAATCCAAAAACAGGGGTCATCTCCTGTCGCCTTCATGAAGTTTTACTGGGAAATGCTTGGCTCGCTGTCGAGCATTCACCACCAAGCCAGCCTGTTGGGGGTCGAGATATTTGAGAACAAGACTCTATTGCAGAGTATCCGTGACACTCAGTTTGACATGGTTCTTATAGACCCGGGTTTGCCGGTTGGAGTCCTGGTGGCTCATGAACTTAAGCTGCCGACTGTTTTTAACGTGAGGTGGATCACCAGCGGAGAAGGGCATTTTATAGTGGCTCCATGTCCATGGTCTTATGTCCCGACTGCAGGATACGCCGTGTCGGATAAGATGAACTTTGTTGAACGAGTCAAGaacacattttattatgttCTCAACATGTGCATCGACAAGTTTATAGTATGTCCTCACTACGATAAGCTGGTAGACAGGTACTTTGGTCCAGATGTCAACTTCTATCACCTTCTACAAGGAGCGGACATCTGGCTCATGAGGGTGGACTTTGTCTTTGAGTTCCCCAGACCCACCATGCCAAACATCGCCTACATTGGGGGCTTCCAGTGTAAGCCGTCTGAGCCTTTATCGACAGAGCTGGAGGAGTTTGTTCAGAGTTCAGGGGAGCATGGGTTCATCCTGATGTCTCTTGGCACACTGGTTGAAGGCCTGCCTTTAGAAATTACCTCAGAAATCGCTGCTGCATTTGCCCAAATTCCTCAAAAGGTCATATGGAGGCACGCCAGTGAGCCCCCAAACAATTTAGGCAGCAACACCCGACTGGTGAAATGGATGCCCCAGAACGACCTCCTGGGTCACCCGAAGGCTAAAGCCTTCGTCGCCCATGGTGGCACTAACGGGATATACGAGTCCATCTACCATGGAGTGCCGATCATAGGAATGCCGCTTCTGTTTGACCAGTTTGAGAACGTTTTGAGATTGGAGGCGCGAGGAGCCGCTAAGGTGGTCGATGTGACCAATCTGACTCGTCAGAACTTTCTGGAAGCGATACAAGAAGTTCTTCATAACCCCTCCTACAGGAACAACATGAAGCGTCTCTCCGCTCTCCATCGGGACAAACCGATGCATCCTCTGGAAACAGCCATTTATTGGATTGAGTTTGTGATAAGGCACAAAGGGGCGTCACATTTACGCACCGAGTCTTTTAAGATGCCCTGGTATGCCTATCATAGTGTGGATGTTATATCTTTTTTGGCAGCAGTCTTGTTGACGCTGACAGCCATCGTAGTTGGATCGATACGATTCATTTGCACTCGAGTGTGCAGGAGAAGAAAAACCAAGCAGGAGTAG
- the LOC121959000 gene encoding CD209 antigen-like, with protein sequence MFDHKRLRWINNPTSGSITVTANKQEQEISSDIRRKVTHRHFCPVIGLSALCLLLLVTCVALSVLYNSESESDAGWTSLLSDYQNISDSYETLTLTNSDLRRHNDLLQERGAWLHQHTELLNRTSARLLSANRALSLENSELKEQIANLTSANLQLTQEQERLIQQATQQEAERLNASQTLKNLIDSNAQRDEETRRLSEVNGLLREELNQEKEKNQQLLEIKDEFQREVKNLSGKVEALRDDCETASERNVQLQQRLAELKEQKQNVSSVLMTERREAAERETSRRDETERMEADMQSIKDAYDSLDLYCPVINDKTKERICRKCPDSWTLFERTCYYFSSRMLTWSSSRAWCQTQGGDLLVISSEPEQVEDKMKRACYTI encoded by the exons ATGTTCGATCACAAGCGGCTCCGCTGGATCAATAATCCAACCTCCGGATCAATCACAGTGACTGCAAACAAGCAGGAACAGGAAATAT ccTCAGATATCAGAAGAAAAGTGACACATCGTCACTTCTGTCCGGTCATCGGTCTCTCAGCTCTCTGCTTGTTGCTGCTCGTCACCTGCGTCGCACTTTCTGTCTTAT ATAACAGCGAGTCTGAGAGTGACGCAGGATGGACGAGCCTCCTGTCTGACTACCAGAACATCAGCGACAGCTACGAAACTCTCACTTTAACAAACAGCGACCTGCGGAGACACAATGACCTCCTGCAGGAGCGCGGCGCCTGGCTGCACCAACACACCGAGCTCCTCAACAGGACGTCAGCCCGCCTGCTGTCGGCTAACCGCGCTCTGAGTCTGGAAAACAGCGAGCTAAAGGAGCAGATCGCCAATCTAACATCTGCGAACCTTCAGCTCACTCAAGAACAGGAGCGTCTGATCCAGCAGGCGACACAGCAGGAGGCCGAGAGGCTGAACGCGTCTCAGACTCTCAAAAACCTCATCGACTCCAACGCTCAGCGAGACGAGGAGACACGACGACTCTCTGAGGTCAACGGCCTCCTGAGGGAGGAGCTCAatcaagagaaggaaaagaatCAGCAACTTCTGGAAATCAAAGACGAGTTTCAAAGAGAAGTCAAAAATCTGAGCGGGAAGGTCGAAGCTTTGAGAGACGACTGTGAGACGGCGTCAGAACGAAACGTGCAGCTCCAGCAGAGACTAGCAGAACTGAAAGAACAAAAGCAGAACGTGAGCAGCGTGCTGATGACGGAGAGGCGGGAGGCAGCAGAGCGGGAGACGAGCAGGAGAGACGAGACGGAGCGAATGGAGGCGGACATGCAGTCGATAAAGGACGCCTATGACTCGCTCGACCTCTACTGCCCCGTGATTAATGACAAGACTAAAG AGAGGATTTGCAGAAAGTGTCCTGACAGCTGGACGCTGTTTGAGAGGACGTGTTACTACTTCTCGTCTCGCATGCTCACCTGGAGCTCCAGCAGAGCCTGGTGTCAGACGCAGGGGGGCGACCTGCTCGTCATCAGCAGTGAACCTGAACAGGTAGAGGACAAAATGAAGAGAGCGTGTTACACCATCTGA
- the LOC121959246 gene encoding receptor activity-modifying protein 3-like, whose product MPSPLSTMILYLLYLVLILSNVESQTVNVTGHGELSKFEGNETFIESTTNNSTMKPDNVTSSLYKDEKNLIEDALQNNQTDTFIREEDENFQDQKKKFLSKRCNESELVYFSYNYCGVIFDMEMTSISTEKWCILEDIIRPYYSMTNCLEKMSDIFDCNYPDHNIQSFFLYIHSNYFHNCSREELPPLVDAPQGVVIVLTLIPVSLIPVLVYLVVWKSNVQK is encoded by the exons ATGCCCTCACCGCTCTCCACCATGATCCTGTACCTGCTCTACCTGGTCCTTATCCTCA GTAATGTGGAATCACAAACAGTCAACGTGACAGGACACGGAGAGTTGAGCAAATTTGAGGGGAACGAAACATTCATAGAGTCCACCACTAACAACA GTACAATGAAACCTGACAACGTGACATCCAGTTTGTACAAAGATGAGAAGAATCTGATTGAGGATGCActgcaaaacaaccaaacagatACTTTTATCAGAGAGGAAGATG AGAATTTTCaggaccagaaaaaaaagttcctcaGCAAGCGCTGCAATGAGAGCGAGCTGGTATACTTCAGTTACAACTATTGTGGTGTAATTTTTGACATGGAAATGACATCAATCAGCACAGAAAAGTGGTGTATCCtggaagatatcatcag ACCGTACTACAGCATGACGAACTGCTTGGAGAAGATGTCAGACATTTTCGACTGTAATTACCCAGACCACAACATTCAGAGCTTCTTCCTCTACATCCACTCTAACTACTTCCACAACTGCTCGCGTGAGGAGCTGCCTCCGCTCGTGGATGCTCCTCAGGGGGTCGTGATCGTCCTCACTCTCATCCCCGTCAGCCTCATCCCCGTACTGGTTTATCTGGTGGTTTGGAAAAGTAATGTACAAAAGTGA
- the ccr10 gene encoding C-C chemokine receptor type 10: protein MFNTSNSTAMAYSSAEYGYIDLDDYLNYSSNISDFEDLDSGFCEAGDEEFTIKTFQTCVFCLIFLLGVLGNCLVITTFALYRRLRLRSMTDVFLFHLALADLLLLLTLPLQVVHTQLGWIFPVALCRVMRACYAINTYSGLLLLACISVDRYLVVAHAQEMLRLRSQILTGGKVAAVGVWVVAVLLSLPEILYSGVQKEPGSDSSTYCVMLTSIRVKMAANGAIIAVFCLSFFVMVTCYSLIAQVLWEGSKPRRGKQWHRQRTLKLMVALVLVFLVFQLPYTVVLSRKMAGQFCGLLLEYITCTLAYTRCCLNPILYALVGVRFRNDVLKLIHDLGCRCGLGLVTQNMSSTSISPTSPASKIISVCSPASPEPSCSSNETVATKFQFSAAK, encoded by the exons ATGTTCAATACCTCAAACAGCACAG cAATGGCTTACAGCAGCGCTGAATACGGCTACATTGATCTTGATGACTATTTAAACTACTCAAGTAACATCTCAGACTTCGAGGATTTGGACTCTGGCTTTTGCGAGGCCGGAGATGAGGAGTTCACCATCAAAACGTTTCAGACTTGTGTTTTCTGCCTGATCTTCCTGCTGGGCGTGCTGGGAAACTGCCTGGTGATCACCACCTTCGCTCTGTACCGCCGCCTGCGGCTTCGCTCCATGACCGACGTCTTCCTGTTCCACCTGGCGCTGGCcgacctcctcctgctcctcacGCTCCCATTGCAGGTCGTCCACACTCAGCTAGGTTGGATTTTTCCCGTCGCCCTCTGCAGGGTCATGAGAGCATGCTACGCGATCAACACATACAGCGGACTCCTGCTGCTGGCCTGCATCAGCGTCGACCGCTACTTAGTGGTCGCACACGCTCAAGAAATGCTCAGGCTGCGCAGTCAGATATTAACAGGCGGGAAAGTGGCTGCTGTGGGTGTTTGGGTGGTTGCGGTTCTCCTGAGTCTGCCTGAAATTCTGTACTCTGGAGTCCAGAAAGAGCCAGGGTCTGACAGTAGCACATACTGCGTCATGCTAACGAGCATAAGAGTCAAAATGGCCGCAAACGGCGCCATTATTGCTGTTTTCTGCTTGTCGTTCTTCGTTATGGTGACGTGTTACTCTCTGATAGCTCAGGTGCTGTGGGAAGGGAGCAAACCCCGTCGGGGGAAGCAGTGGCACCGGCAGCGCACCTTGAAGCTGATGGTGGCTCTGGTGCTGGTTTTCCTGGTGTTCCAGCTGCCGTACACGGTGGTGCTGTCTCGTAAAATGGCGGGGCAGTTCTGCGGTCTGCTGCTCGAGTACATCACCTGCACTTTGGCGTACACCCGCTGCTGCCTCAACCCCATCCTGTACGCCCTGGTAGGCGTGCGCTTCCGTAACGACGTCTTAAAGCTTATCCACGATTTGGGCTGCCGGTGCGGCCTCGGGCTGGTGACACAGAACATGAGCTCCACCTCCATCTCGCCCACGTCACCCGCCTCCAAAATCATCTCAGTTTGTTCACCAGCATCCCCCGAACCCAGTTGCTCCAGCAACGAGACTGTGGCCACAAAGTTTCAGTTTTCTGCAGCCAAATAA